The genome window TCCTCAGGAGAACAACACTGAAGTGGCTTTTTCCCAGCCCTCCGGTCCTCAGTCCTCATTTGCTGTTTCcgttcttctgtttctggagctTCTCAGAAATCCCGAGTACAAGCTAGTACTTCATGGAAGCAGTTATTATTCCTGCAAATTTCCGTAATCAGTTGGTCTCTCCAATCCTACATTAGTCAGATTTGTGTCCACTGCtaggcttttctttctcttaaacaGATTATTTAATTAGTTGTATTTCAATAGTGAGAGTCAAACTTcgaacaaaattaaacaaatggtTATTTGTCTGTGGAAGTTGCAGACCTTGAGGATACTTGGCTTACTCATAATCTGTAGTTTCAGCAAACAGAGTCTACTAACCCTTTCCAAGAAGTAGGATGTTAAACTAATTGGCCATTGTATTTTGGAGACAGAGAATCATTGTACTTTTTTACTGCAATGATTCTTAATGAAAATACTATTTAAAGTGTATTACATACAACACCTGATCTTTTTTTGTCTGGTGTGACAGTCTGAAGCATTTCTTCCCATCAAAACGGTATCCATCTCTGATACAAAAGATGAGGACGTTCTTAAGTATATAGAAATTTTAGGAGGAACTCCTTCAGAGCTTCTGCAAAATGAAGACATTAAGGAACATCTGATACTTACTTTCAGAGAAGACCTTAGAGTTCTTCAGACATTGTCGtaagttttataattttttattacatttatatttgtattttacagtTTTACTTCTGTCCGATCGTTTcaggttttcttatttctttctctgtgattTGTTCTCATTTCTATTATAAAAAGAATATGAAACAGTAATCACCATTTTCTCCTTATATTGTGGGATTTAAGCCCTAGATGAAAACACTGCTTACTGTAGCAACCACTACAGTTATTACAGTAGTGAACATGTCGGGGTAGAATGACAGTTCTACTTAGGATCCAAAGTTTAGCAGCCGCTAGAAGGAATATTCTCAcatcttttattgttttctgagGCTAATACGTTCAACGGTCATGCTTCAGGATCACTGCATTCAGCCTCCTGATCCAGGGCCCCGTAGCCTAACCGGCAGCAAAGAATCCCAGTGTTCTAGGCATCTGGAGAGCAACCGTCTTCTTCTGTCCTAACTGCTGTCCCCGCCGGATGTTACGCATCATCTCATGTAGCCAAGTGCTTAAAGTTTCATACCCTGGCAAAGACAAGGACACTCTTGGATGTGGGACCCATTTTGGCCATAGGAACTTGACGCTGATAAGGCCCTGAAACATTAGAACTTGAATAGAAGCAGACAACATAATCGTTTATTGTCGGTGAAAATTTTCATTGCAGGTTGAaggtctttttttcctaattattgggtcattctttctttaaaattttagaCCTAATTGCAGTAGGGTAAGGAGCTAAGAATCTTACATCCACAGTAATTCCTCCTCCTGATGTTCTGCACAACCTAATTCCTGAAGTTATGttttggaggagaaagaaaaagctattttgtaTGTGGAAGCAAACCCCAAATATAGGCACCGTACGGAAAGGCTTATTACTACTTCTTATGTTCACAGTTTTGAGAAGGCAGAAAGGAATATCCCCTTCTCTTGCGATATCACCTGCTTTAATGGGTCTGAAGATAAATCACATGATGTAGAAGGTACTTTGCTTAAATGGTTTTCCTCTTATACTTACACATTTTCCTGTTGTATCAAATCAACTAATGAAGAGCTTTCTAGAGTCTTTTATCTCCTTCTTAAATGAAACAAATCAACAGAGCAGACTCAATGTATGAGCCAAACCAGTTGATATgggatttaaaataattatttagtaATAACTTTGAAATAGTTACGTAAAATGACCACAATAGTCGACATTTCTCTGAcactttaaatatctttttcagcCTGGCACGATCTAACAAGTGGAGATATTTCCTTTTACGAGCTTCCTGGAGGTCACTTTTATCTGCTGGAACCCTCTAATGAAATTTTCTTGACAAAGCACATAACAAAATGTATAGAAAATGCTGGTCTATGAGTATTTCCCTCTATTTTAATGGCAGAAGGTGTAAGATTAGTCCAAAGCACTTCATAGTAAGTCATTCTTTCTGTACAACTGCAGGCAGTTATGCCTAAGAGTTGCTCTGTTCCTCCAGATCTTTGTAATCATTTAAAAGGGAGagtttttctgattatttttttttaaataaacattggCTTTGGTTCTTAAAAAAGTTTTCGtcttttccctcttctcatcTTGGATGTGCACAAACTACATTCCATAACCTCATTTGCAAAACATGACAGgtatattattttactttttagagTTTCTCTGTTTATGTGCTCCTGTAAAAATGCTAAATACAATTTAATACCCACAGAAATCCACAATTCTTAGAGAAAGCTTAATTTATTAGGTTCAAATTTATTTAGAATAAGATACAATCTAAAAATAGAGTATATATGTAAATACCCTTTACAGTCAAACAGCTTATGCTTAAAAGATTTTACTGTCAGACTACACAATAAGAAGTTAGTATTGCATTTTTCTCCACAGAGTTAGTGCATTAGCTACTGAAGAGTTAGTTGTTAGTGGGAAT of Rissa tridactyla isolate bRisTri1 chromosome 2, bRisTri1.patW.cur.20221130, whole genome shotgun sequence contains these proteins:
- the OLAH gene encoding S-acyl fatty acid synthase thioesterase, medium chain isoform X1 is translated as MEKVVVCPYKRPNALYRLICFPWAGGGTSQLAQWGKLFSSSVEVSSVRLPGRESRHKEPFAKDMATVVNEITSALLKELQEKPFAFFGHSFGSYISFAVALHLKEKYGLEPFHLFLSGAHAPHSEAFLPIKTVSISDTKDEDVLKYIEILGGTPSELLQNEDIKEHLILTFREDLRVLQTLSFEKAERNIPFSCDITCFNGSEDKSHDVEAWHDLTSGDISFYELPGGHFYLLEPSNEIFLTKHITKCIENAGL